In Clostridium sp., one DNA window encodes the following:
- a CDS encoding bifunctional diguanylate cyclase/phosphodiesterase, with product MNIKKKYEFVLNNLNEVIVEWNSQKNKFYYSNNWKNITGYDVYDKKNFFNELKNIILPEDIYILDNTLMEYMEKDLDYFNCEYRIRTKDGKIKWILHKGKKVNNSDKSCSVTINYISDITYKKVYEDEIRYLAYYDTTTNLPNKLFLIKKLNEYLSKFNLVPNFKMSLIVVDVDKFKTIDNIYGSELGDSLLKKVAETLQIQLKENDILSSLDRDKFAILVTDFKEVDDIESRVEKFLKMFDKIIEIDNKKLYITVSIGISFYFKNIKDAGEMLKMSDIALLNSKKSGKNSYSIYSESMNNNLADRVKIEIELKEAIAKKEFVLYYQPQIDTNISQIYGVEALLRWNHPQRGIISPGYFIDIAEQNGMINEIGKLVLYEACSQFKELDSLGYGNIHMSVNISENQLEDDSFLKFVEHVLDKTEVTPNCLCFEITERILMNPAKKVLDTLFKFKDMGIKIFVDDFGIKYSSLSYLTYLPLDGIKIDKSFIDEIESSSKALIILKNIVNLAHELNLEIVAEGVETKGQLGYLKNIACSKIQGFIFSRPLSFDKLAEKLKYEQFK from the coding sequence TTGAATATAAAAAAGAAGTATGAATTTGTCCTAAATAATCTCAATGAAGTAATTGTAGAGTGGAACTCACAAAAAAATAAATTCTATTACTCTAATAATTGGAAAAATATTACAGGATATGATGTATATGATAAGAAAAATTTTTTTAATGAATTAAAAAATATCATTTTACCTGAAGATATATATATACTGGATAATACTTTGATGGAATATATGGAAAAAGATCTTGATTATTTTAACTGTGAATACAGGATAAGGACTAAAGATGGAAAAATAAAATGGATTTTGCATAAAGGTAAAAAAGTAAATAATAGTGATAAAAGTTGTAGTGTGACGATAAATTATATATCAGATATTACATACAAGAAAGTGTATGAAGATGAAATAAGATATCTTGCTTATTATGATACTACAACCAATTTGCCTAATAAGCTATTTCTGATAAAGAAATTAAATGAATATTTAAGTAAATTCAATCTAGTGCCTAATTTTAAAATGTCCTTGATTGTAGTTGATGTTGATAAATTCAAAACAATAGATAATATATACGGCAGTGAATTGGGAGACAGTTTGTTAAAAAAAGTTGCAGAAACTTTACAAATACAGTTAAAAGAAAATGATATCCTATCCAGTCTTGATAGAGACAAGTTTGCTATTTTAGTTACTGATTTCAAGGAAGTAGATGACATAGAATCCAGAGTTGAAAAATTTCTAAAAATGTTTGATAAAATAATTGAAATTGACAATAAAAAATTATATATAACTGTGAGCATAGGTATATCATTTTATTTTAAAAATATAAAAGATGCCGGTGAGATGCTCAAGATGTCTGACATAGCACTTTTAAATTCCAAGAAAAGTGGTAAAAATAGCTATTCGATTTATAGTGAGAGTATGAATAATAATCTTGCAGACAGAGTGAAAATTGAGATTGAATTGAAAGAGGCTATAGCAAAAAAAGAGTTTGTGTTATATTATCAACCTCAAATTGATACGAATATTAGTCAAATTTACGGGGTGGAAGCTTTATTAAGGTGGAATCATCCTCAACGGGGAATTATATCACCGGGATACTTTATAGATATTGCCGAACAAAATGGCATGATAAATGAAATTGGAAAACTTGTATTGTATGAAGCCTGTAGTCAGTTTAAAGAATTGGATAGTTTAGGATATGGAAATATTCATATGTCAGTAAATATATCAGAAAATCAATTGGAAGACGATTCTTTTTTAAAGTTTGTGGAGCATGTATTAGACAAAACAGAAGTAACCCCAAATTGTCTTTGTTTCGAAATAACGGAAAGGATACTTATGAATCCGGCAAAAAAGGTGCTGGACACTCTTTTCAAGTTCAAGGATATGGGCATAAAAATATTTGTTGATGATTTTGGAATAAAGTATTCTTCATTAAGCTATCTGACATATCTTCCTCTGGATGGAATTAAAATAGACAAATCATTTATTGATGAAATTGAAAGTTCCAGTAAAGCTCTTATAATTCTCAAAAATATTGTAAATCTAGCACATGAACTAAATCTTGAAATTGTGGCAGAAGGAGTTGAAACTAAAGGGCAGTTGGGCTATTTAAAGAATATAGCCTGCAGTAAGATACAGGGATTCATATTTAGCAGACCGCTTTCTTTTGACAAATTAGCTGAAAAATTAAAGTATGAACAGTTTAAATAA
- a CDS encoding methyl-accepting chemotaxis protein, protein MKVKTELTISFLIMMSFIAGIGIVGITTFPYKDVITTILIITGIVAALLFSFIIPRKINKYIFKVVDISKSLANFDFTGEHEIETNNEFAQIFEALKKAQSNIRELIKTIGENSQNISSSSQELSAISEELSAKVMNIDESVANITSGIEERSATAEEITASIEEVESSINELSGRAVDGSNNASNSKEKSTASRIRGKKAVEKVRSMYSEKRKKMLQSIEDGKIVASISTMADTIAGIAEQINLLSLNAAIESARAGEHGKGFAVVADEVGKLAEQSSGAVINIKDTITKVQTAFFNLSQESRDILKFVNEDVHSEFEKFMQISTEYYNDSEFLSKMSEEMASMAEELTATINQVSEAVQNMANTSQKSSEHAEAIKSNIDETTKAVEQVAQSAAEQAVVAQKLNGMVMKFKI, encoded by the coding sequence ATGAAGGTAAAAACAGAATTGACTATAAGTTTTTTAATCATGATGTCATTTATTGCAGGTATTGGAATTGTAGGAATTACTACGTTTCCCTATAAGGATGTCATAACAACAATATTGATAATAACAGGAATAGTTGCAGCGTTGCTTTTTAGCTTTATTATACCGAGAAAGATAAATAAATACATTTTTAAAGTAGTAGATATATCTAAAAGTCTGGCCAATTTTGATTTCACAGGTGAACACGAAATTGAAACAAACAACGAATTTGCTCAAATATTTGAAGCTCTGAAAAAAGCACAGTCGAATATTAGAGAACTTATAAAGACGATTGGAGAAAATTCACAGAATATAAGTTCTTCGAGCCAGGAACTTTCCGCAATTTCAGAAGAATTATCTGCAAAAGTTATGAATATAGACGAGAGTGTGGCAAATATAACTTCAGGAATTGAGGAAAGAAGTGCCACAGCGGAAGAAATAACAGCATCCATTGAAGAAGTTGAGTCAAGTATCAATGAATTATCGGGAAGGGCTGTGGATGGCAGTAATAATGCGAGTAACTCAAAGGAGAAGTCAACTGCTTCCCGGATAAGAGGGAAAAAGGCTGTAGAAAAGGTAAGAAGCATGTATTCAGAGAAGAGAAAGAAGATGCTTCAATCCATTGAGGATGGGAAAATAGTGGCCAGCATAAGTACTATGGCTGATACCATAGCTGGTATAGCTGAACAGATAAATCTTCTTTCGTTAAATGCGGCTATTGAATCTGCGAGAGCCGGAGAACATGGAAAAGGATTTGCAGTAGTTGCAGATGAGGTGGGTAAACTTGCGGAGCAGTCTTCAGGTGCAGTAATTAATATTAAGGATACCATAACAAAAGTTCAAACTGCATTTTTTAATCTTTCACAGGAGAGCAGGGATATATTGAAGTTTGTAAATGAGGATGTACATAGTGAGTTTGAGAAATTCATGCAAATCAGTACAGAATACTATAATGATTCTGAATTTTTAAGCAAGATGTCCGAGGAAATGGCATCCATGGCAGAAGAACTTACAGCTACAATAAATCAGGTAAGTGAAGCTGTTCAAAATATGGCAAATACTTCACAGAAGTCTTCAGAGCATGCTGAAGCAATAAAGTCCAATATAGATGAAACTACCAAGGCTGTAGAACAGGTAGCACAGTCGGCTGCGGAGCAGGCGGTTGTTGCCCAGAAATTGAATGGCATGGTAATGAAATTCAAAATATAA
- a CDS encoding helix-turn-helix domain-containing protein encodes MEINYKKLGERIRSIRKDNDITQEQLAEMTGLSNNYISNIERNRSIPSIETLLKICNSLQVTPDLVLLDSIYVSREYIKDEIAKKLNKCSDKNIRFISRFLDILIEEQENN; translated from the coding sequence ATGGAAATAAATTATAAAAAATTAGGTGAAAGAATTAGATCAATCCGCAAAGACAATGATATTACCCAGGAACAGCTGGCCGAAATGACAGGTCTTTCAAACAATTACATAAGCAATATTGAAAGAAATAGGTCTATTCCAAGTATTGAGACACTTTTAAAGATATGTAATAGTTTGCAGGTAACCCCTGATTTGGTATTATTGGATTCAATATATGTATCAAGGGAATATATAAAGGATGAAATTGCTAAAAAACTCAATAAATGCAGTGATAAAAACATACGATTTATTTCCAGATTTCTTGATATATTGATTGAAGAACAGGAAAATAATTAG
- a CDS encoding methyl-accepting chemotaxis protein, which produces MENKESSILSFNKKTLKFVLIIYSISCLLSLMFFYGLKIFGLNTSITTNSLITLCFLVIVYSLIFFKCYRATVKKDKFNERAFKITKLVVLFITYFHYMFLNFTMNLNEMWLTIFFFVILGALFFDIKMIVSSIILSILCQAVLFVSRPSILPGGRMMLAEMSMRIVAIVLILSGIFMIVYFSAKLLKEITEKEARIRDENKKMANVFKNISEFSNTILASSESLSAVIEEQTSSLQEVSGASNNAANESEEILNKSNKNKHILDTLLGANEVVAEKAKASETKIKGFIDATDKNQKSLNDTISIITDIKNSIDETFNSTRELEKKSSKVDEILNLIGRISEDTNLLALNASIEAARAGKYGNGFAVVAEEIRKLAENTKKSLEEVVQIVEDLKNNIYVVEHQMTSNTEKSKMGNNLINNTNKSLNEMILNLKSFSDDIVDISTASNTLLTETKNVVKFNEEVSGVTENTISKYKTVTDEIGQSAAASEEIEANINELRNVAVDMNKLIK; this is translated from the coding sequence AAAAACTCTTAAATTTGTATTGATTATATATTCTATAAGCTGCCTTTTGTCACTTATGTTTTTTTATGGCTTAAAAATATTTGGATTAAATACAAGCATAACAACAAATTCTTTGATTACATTATGTTTTCTTGTCATAGTTTATTCATTAATATTTTTTAAATGCTACAGAGCTACGGTGAAAAAAGATAAATTCAACGAAAGGGCTTTTAAGATTACGAAGCTTGTAGTTTTATTCATAACTTATTTTCACTATATGTTTTTAAATTTTACTATGAACTTGAATGAGATGTGGCTTACAATTTTTTTCTTCGTAATTTTGGGAGCACTGTTTTTTGATATAAAAATGATTGTTTCTTCCATAATATTGAGCATATTATGTCAGGCGGTATTGTTTGTAAGCAGACCATCAATTTTACCGGGCGGGCGAATGATGCTTGCTGAAATGAGTATGAGAATAGTTGCTATAGTATTGATACTATCTGGAATATTTATGATCGTATATTTTTCAGCTAAATTGTTGAAGGAAATTACTGAAAAGGAAGCCCGAATTAGAGATGAAAATAAAAAAATGGCAAATGTATTTAAAAACATATCTGAGTTTTCAAACACTATTTTAGCATCCAGTGAAAGCTTGAGTGCGGTTATAGAGGAACAGACAAGTTCTCTTCAGGAGGTCTCGGGAGCAAGTAATAATGCAGCTAATGAATCAGAAGAAATACTCAATAAATCAAATAAGAATAAACACATACTGGATACTCTGCTGGGTGCAAATGAAGTCGTTGCAGAAAAAGCCAAAGCCAGTGAAACAAAGATAAAAGGATTTATTGATGCTACGGATAAAAATCAAAAATCACTAAATGATACAATTTCAATTATTACAGATATAAAAAATAGTATAGATGAAACATTTAATTCTACAAGGGAGCTTGAGAAAAAATCAAGCAAGGTAGACGAAATATTGAATCTTATAGGAAGAATATCTGAAGATACCAATCTTCTGGCACTCAATGCATCAATAGAGGCTGCTAGAGCAGGCAAATATGGAAATGGTTTTGCAGTTGTAGCTGAAGAAATAAGAAAACTTGCAGAAAATACAAAAAAATCACTTGAAGAAGTAGTGCAAATAGTGGAAGATCTTAAGAATAACATTTATGTAGTTGAACATCAAATGACTTCCAATACTGAAAAATCTAAAATGGGAAATAATCTGATCAATAACACTAATAAGAGTTTAAATGAAATGATTCTGAATTTAAAATCCTTTAGCGATGATATTGTAGATATAAGCACTGCATCCAATACTCTTTTAACGGAAACCAAAAATGTAGTTAAATTTAATGAGGAGGTCTCCGGTGTTACAGAAAATACGATATCAAAGTATAAGACTGTAACGGATGAAATAGGACAAAGTGCTGCTGCAAGTGAAGAAATTGAAGCAAATATAAATGAACTTAGAAATGTTGCAGTAGATATGAACAAGCTTATTAAATGA